Proteins found in one Muntiacus reevesi chromosome 2, mMunRee1.1, whole genome shotgun sequence genomic segment:
- the LOC136157463 gene encoding beta-2-syntrophin-like, protein MRVAAATAAAGAGPAMAVWTRATKAGLVELLLRERWVRVVAELSGESLSLTGDAAVAESEPALGPAAAAFNGLPNGGGAGDSLPGSPSRGLGPPSPPAPPGSPAGEAGASPPVRRVRVVKQEAGGLGISIKGGRENRMPILISKIFPGLAADQSRALRLGDAILSVNGTDLRQATHDQAVQALKRAGKEVLLEGERGRRAGGAGLGWPALTLFCHPAPFAGPAPSLPTRRPHLPLCWRPASPQPRCLSFEDGKTDAPCRKSWAAAEVWLAVP, encoded by the coding sequence ATGAGGGTAGCTGCGGCGACTGCGGCGGCGGGAGCGGGGCCGGCCATGGCGGTGTGGACGCGGGCCACCAAAGCGGGGTTGGTGGAGCTGCTCCTCAGGGAGCGCTGGGTTCGAGTGGTGGCCGAACTGAGCGGGGAGAGCCTGAGCCTGACGGGCGACGCCGCGGTGGCTGAGTCCGAGCCCGCTCTCGGGCCCGCGGCGGCCGCCTTCAACGGCCTCCCGAACGGCGGCGGCGCCGGCGACTCGCTGCCCGGGAGCCCGAGCCGCGGCCTGGGCCCCCCGAGTCCACCCGCACCTCCGGGGAGCCCGGCGGGCGAGGCGGGCGCGTCACCGCCGGTGCGCCGGGTCCGTGTGGTGAAGCAGGAGGCGGGCGGCCTGGGCATCAGCATCAAGGGCGGCCGCGAGAACCGGATGCCGATCCTCATCTCCAAGATCTTCCCGGGACTGGCGGCCGACCAGAGCCGGGCGCTGCGGCTGGGCGACGCCATCCTGTCGGTGAACGGCACCGACCTGCGCCAGGCCACCCACGACCAGGCCGTGCAGGCGCTGAAGCGCGCGGGCAAGGAGGTGCTGCTGGAGGGTGAGCGGggccggcgggcgggcggcgctGGGCTGGGCTGGCCGGCGCTCACTTTGTTCTGCCACCCTGCCCCCTTTGCGGGGCCAGCCCCTTCCCTCCCAACCCGGAGACCTCACCTTCCCCTCTGCTGGCGGCCGGCTTCCCCACAACCCCGTTGCCTGAGCTTTGAggatggaaaaactgatgctcCCTGCAGAAAAAGTTGGGCAGCCGCCGAAGTGTGGCTTGCAGTCCCCTAG